From Aedes albopictus strain Foshan chromosome 1, AalbF5, whole genome shotgun sequence, one genomic window encodes:
- the LOC134291896 gene encoding lipase 3-like produces MTNNWQMFPHDDYSPIFGASLSTYVPPELFLMVMYSFGGMRSVQLNNTVIRKIMETVPAGASLKQLEHYGQIIASGKFHQYDYGKAGNVERYNATRPPEYRLENVRAPVALYYSENDWFVDPKDVQLLKTKLTNVIFDYRVTAPEFNHLDFLFDQAAVKIYEEIIRIIMTSEKET; encoded by the coding sequence ATGACCAACAATTGGCAGATGTTCCCCCACGATGACTACTCCCCCATTTTTGGAGCATCTTTATCAACATACGTACCACCGGAGTTGTTCCTGATGGTCATGTACTCGTTCGGTGGGATGCGTTCGGTTCAACTCAACAATACGGTGATCAGAAAAATCATGGAAACCGTCCCAGCCGGGGCATCGCTCAAGCAGCTCGAGCACTACGGACAAATCATAGCGAGCGGGAAGTTTCACCAGTATGACTACGGGAAGGCCGGCAATGTGGAACGGTACAATGCCACACGCCCTCCAGAATACCGACTGGAGAATGTTCGAGCTCCGGTGGCTTTGTACTACAGTGAAAACGATTGGTTCGTTGATCCGAAGGATGTGCAGCTGCTGAAGACCAAGCTTACGAATGTGATATTCGATTATCGGGTCACAGCTCCGGAATTCAATCATTTGGATTTTCTGTTTGATCAAGCTGCAGTTAAGATATATGAAGAAATCATTCGTATTATAATGACTAGTGAAAAGGAAACATAA
- the LOC109398444 gene encoding lipase 1-like — protein MSGSTFGVCLLSCAVYLIFVVGQSHQLLIEDTVTRHGYPVEKHQVVTSDGYMLTLVRIPKPGRRPALMVHGMVYSSAEWCIYGKQSLAMRVYDAGFDVWLPNCRGNTFSLKHTKLDVRSEKYWDFSFHEVGLYDLSALFDYVLRLTGFSKLNYVGHSQGTTSFLALNCLQPQYGDKVQTAHLLAPAAIMLHTYSPLSWLLIARKNEIKVRVAAFTTLRSNIINPH, from the exons ATGAGTGGTAGCACATTCGGCGTCTGTTTGCTTTCGTGTGCCGTTTATCTGATTTTTGTCGTAGGTCAGTCACATCAGTTGCTGATT GAAGACACTGTGACCCGTCATGGATATCCGGTTGAGAAGCACCAAGTTGTCACCAGTGATGGCTACATGCTGACGTTAGTTCGAATACCCAAACCAGGTCGTCGACCAGCCTTGATGGTGCATGGAATGGTGTACTCTTCCGCCGAATGGTGCATCTACGGCAAACAGTCTCTGGCGATGCGGGTATACGATGCTGGGTTCGACGTTTGGCTACCGAACTGTCGAGGGAACACCTTCTCCCTGAAGCATACGAAACTTGACGTTCGGagtgaaaagtattgggattttaGTTTCCATGAAGTGGGGCTGTATGACTTGTCGGCACTGTTCGACTACGTTCTGAGGCTTACCGGGTTCTCCAAGCTAAACTACGTCGGACATTCTCAAGGAACTACTTCATTTCTGGCGCTGAACTGTCTACAGCCACAGTATGGTGACAAGGTTCAGACCGCTCATCTCTTGGCTCCCGCAGCAATTATGTTGCATACCTATTCTCCACTATCATGGCTGCTCATTGCAAGGAAAAACGAAATAAAGGTGAGAGTTGCAGCATTCACTACGTTACGTTCTAACATCATTAACCCTCACTAG